From the genome of Vigna angularis cultivar LongXiaoDou No.4 chromosome 11, ASM1680809v1, whole genome shotgun sequence, one region includes:
- the LOC108333890 gene encoding PWWP domain-containing protein 3-like, with the protein MVRKWLVLRKQKTGGGSEEVEKDKDCSENIVTIGDPMAETSENMVVDVEDLRDERYGFVVGDFGWGLAKSKPCWPGRIYDPSDAYDDALKQEQKNRPLVTYFGHGTFAWCHPSQLKRFGDNIDERVKQSSSIDFANGVQEATSEVGRLLFMKLSLLVVDK; encoded by the coding sequence ATGGTTCGAAAGTGGTTGGTGTTGAGGAAGCAAAAGACAGGGGGAGGTAGTGAAGAGGTAGAAAAAGACAAAGATTGTTCTGAGAACATTGTGACTATAGGGGATCCAATGGCAGAAACAAGTGAGAACATGGTGGTAGACGTGGAGGACTTGAGAGATGAACGGTATGGTTTTGTTGTTGGTGATTTTGGTTGGGGACTAGCCAAGAGTAAACCTTGTTGGCCTGGCCGAATTTATGACCCATCTGATGCATATGATGACGCATTGAAACAGGAACAAAAGAATAGACCTCTGGTTACCTACTTTGGGCATGGAACCTTTGCTTGGTGTCATCCATCACAGTTAAAGCGTTTTGGGGACAACATTGATGAGAGGGTTAAACAGAGTAGTTCCATTGATTTTGCCAATGGTGTACAAGAAGCAACAAGTGAGGTTGGAAGGCTTCTGTTTATGAAGCTGAGTCTTTTAGTCGTTGACAAGTGA
- the LOC108334166 gene encoding protein NARROW LEAF 1 — translation MERTRLNMRSRCSGSTPSEESALDLERNCCSHSNLPSLSPPTLQPFASAGQHCESSAAYFSWPSRLNDAAEERANYFLNLQKGVLPETPGRLPKGHQATTLLELMTIRAFHSKILRCYSLGTAIGFRIRQGVLTDIPAILVFVSRKVHKQWLSPIQCLPTALEGPGGVWCDVDVVEFSYFGAPEPVPKEQLYTEIVDKLRGGDPYIGSGSQVANQETYGTLGAIVKSQTGSRQVGFLTNRHVAVDLDYPNQKMFHPLPPTLGPGVYLGAVERATSFITDELWYGIFAGINPETFVRADGAFIPFADDFDMLTVTTSVRGVGDIGDVKIIDLQAPINSLIGKQVVKVGRSSGLTAGVVLAYALEYNDEKGICFLTDLLVVGENQQTFDLEGDSGSLIMLKGDNGEKPQPIGIIWGGTANRGRLKLKVGQPPENWTSGVDLGRLLNLLELDLITTEEGLRVAVQEQRTVSTTVIGSTVGDSSPPDGMLPKEKGEDKYEPLGLQIQSIPLGVAPSSQDMKPSIMETEFNIEDGIKVGPSIEHQFIPSFIGRSPLHKNSIHDRISAENLSSLRNNCDEDLCVSLQLGDNEAKRRRSEASTSTEEPQ, via the exons ATGGAGCGCACCAGGCTAAACATGAGAAGCCGTTGCTCTGGTTCAACTCCCTCAGAAGAATCTGCTTTGGATCTTGAAAGAAACTGTTGCAGTCATTCCAATCTGCCTTCCCTTAGCCCACCGACGCTTCAACCCTTTGCTTCAGCTGGACAGCATTGTGAGAGCAGTGCTGCTTACTTCTCATGGCCAAGCCGCTTGAATGATGCTGCTGAAGAAAGAGCAAACTACTTTTTAAACCTACAAAAGGGGGTGCTACCTGAAACCCCTGGTCGGCTGCCAAAGGGGCATCAGGCCACCACATTACTTGAACTTATGACAATCAGGGCATTTCACAGCAAGATACTGCGTTGTTACAGCCTTGGAACAGCAATTGGTTTTCGCATACGACAAGGTGTATTAACAGACATTCCTGCCATTCTAGTGTTTGTTTCCAGGAAAGTTCACAAGCAATGGCTAAGTCCAATCCAGTGCCTACCTACTGCTCTTGAG GGCCCTGGTGGAGTATGGTGTGATGTGGATGTGGTGGAGTTTTCTTATTTCGGTGCACCTGAGCCAGTTCCAAAAGAACAGCTGTACACAGAGATTGTAGATAAGTTGCGTGGGGGTGATCCATACATCGGTTCAGGATCTCAG GTGGCAAACCAAGAGACGTATGGAACTTTGGGTGCCATCGTGAAAAGCCAAACAGGCAGTCGACAAGTTGGTTTTCTCACAAACCGTCATGTAGCAGTTGATCTAGACTATCCAAATCAAAAGATGTTTCATCCTCTTCCACCAACTTTGGGGCCTGGGGTTTATCTTGGTGCAGTAGAGAGAGCAACTTCATTTATAACGGATGAGCTTTGGTATGGCATATTTGCTGGAATAAATCCAG AGACTTTTGTGAGAGCTGATGGTGCATTCATTCCTTTTGCTGATGACTTTGATATGCTCACTGTTACTACTTCAGTGAGGGGCGTTGGAGATATTGGTGATGTGAAAATAATTGACCTACAGGCTCCAATCAATAGCCTTATTGGAAAACAAGTTGTGAAGGTTGGAAGAAGCTCCGGCTTGACTGCAGGAGTTGTTTTGGCTTATGCCCTAGAGTACAATGATGAGAAAGGCATATGCTTTCTTACGGATCTTCTTGTTGTCGGTGAGAACCAACAAACTTTTGACCTTGAAGGAGATAGTGGAAGCCTCATCATGTTAAAAGGTGACAATGGTGAGAAACCACAGCCAATTGGGATAATATGGGGAGGAACTGCTAACAGGGGCCGCCTTAAGTTAAAAGTTGGGCAACCTCCTGAGAATTGGACTAGTGGGGTGGATCTAGGGCGACTTCTCAATCTACTTGAACTTGATTTGATAACCACTGAAGAAGGACTTCGAG TGGCAGTACAAGAACAAAGAACTGTGTCAACCACAGTAATAGGCTCTACTGTTGGTGATTCTTCACCTCCTGATGGCATGCTTCCAAAAGAGAAAGGTGAGGACAAATATGAGCCTCTTGGTCTTCAAATTCAGTCTATTCCTCTAGGAGTTGCACCAAGCAGCCAAGACATGAAGCCATCAATCATGGAGACTGAATTTAATATAGAAGATGGAATCAAGGTTGGTCCCAGTATCGAACACCAGTTCATCCCGAGCTTCATCGGTCGGTCTCCGTTGCACAAGAACAGCATACATGACAGAATTTCAGCAGAGAACTTATCTTCATTGAGGAATAACTGTGATGAAGATTTGTGTGTTTCACTGCAGCTTGGTGACAATGAGGCAAAGAGAAGGCGCTCTGAAGCCTCAACTAGTACTGAGGAGCCTCAGTGa
- the LOC108332455 gene encoding gibberellin 2-beta-dioxygenase 1-like (The RefSeq protein has 2 substitutions compared to this genomic sequence) has product MASLSKTTTEQYSYIKNRMASTFASTIPIVDLSKPDAKTLIVNACEEFGFFKVINHGVPMEAISRLETEALKFFSLPLNEKEKAGPPNPFGYGSKRIGHNGDVGWVEYLLLNNNQEHDFSLYGKNHEKFRCLLNSYMCSVRKMACDILELMAEGLKIQQKNVFSKLLRDKESDSVFRVNHYPACPELAVNGENMIGFGEHTDPQIISLLRSNNTSGLQIYLRDGSWISVPPDHNSFFINVGDSLQVMTNGRFRSVRHRVLANGFKSRLSMIYFGGPPLSEKIVPLPSLMKGKESLYKEFTWFEYKNSTYGSRLADNRLGHFERIAAS; this is encoded by the exons ATGGCATCGTTGTCCAAAACAACAACAGAGCAATACTCCTACATCAAGAACCGCATGGCATCCACATTCGCCTCCACAATTCCCATAGTCGACCTTTCCAAACCTGATGCAAAGACCCTCATAGTGAATGCTTGTGAGGAGTTTGGATTCTTCAAAGTCATCAACCATGGAGTTCCCATGGAAGCTATATCCCGATTGGAAACTGAGGCCCTCAAGTTCTTCTCTTTGCCACTCAATGAGAAGGAAAAAGCAGGGCCTCCTAATCCATTTGGGTATGGTAGCAAGAGGATTGGACACAATGGTGATGTTGGTTGGGTTGAGTATCTTCTTCTAAACAACAATCAAGAACACGATTTTTCTCTCTATGGTAAAAATCACGAGAAATTCAG GTGTCTGTTGAACAGCTACATGTGTTCTGTGAAGAAAATGGCTTGTGATATTCTTGAGCTGATGGCAGAAGGGCTGAAGATTCAGCAGAAGAATGTGTTCAGCAAGCTTCTGAGGGATAAAGAAAGTGACTCTGTTTTCAGGGTGAATCATTATCCTGCTTGCCCTGAACTTGCTGTGAATGGTGAGAACATGATTGGATTTGGAGAACACACAGACCCACAAATCATATCTCTGCTTAGGTCTAACAACACTTCAGGCCTTCAAATTTATCTCAGAGATGGAAGCTGGATTTCAGTCCCACCCGATCACAACTCCTTCTTCATCAATGTTGGAGATTCTCTTCAG GTTATGACTAATGGACGGTTTCGGAGTGTGAGACACAGGGTTTTAGCAAATGGATTCAAGTCCAGGCTCTCAATGATTTACTTTGGAGGTCCACCTTTGAGTGAGAAAATAGCACCGTTGCCTTCTCTcatgaaaggaaaagaaagccTATACAAAGAGTTTACGTGGTTCGAGTACAAGAATTCAACTTATGGTTCAAGGTTGGCTGACAATAGGCTTGGACATTTTGAGAGAATTGCAGCTTCATAA
- the LOC108333888 gene encoding E3 ubiquitin-protein ligase DA2L — MGNKLGRRRQVVDEKYTRPQGLYNHKDVDHKKLRKLILESKLAPCYPGDEESAYDREECPICFLYYPSLNRSRCCTKSICTECFLQMKVPNSTRPTQCPFCKTANYAVEYRGVKSKEEKGLEQIEEQRVIEAKIRIRQQELQDEEEKMHKRLEMSSSNVNVAVADVEYSSNAVSASSISVVEHDEIVSSQDSSATSMVRPNATTRTNRDDEFDVDLEDIMVMEAIWLSIQENGRQRNLSFADATSGHYAADGHYVSAVTESSSSPSGGLACAIAALAERQQMAGESSLSFTNENVSSFNTPQSSRRFYNRLGQDMTRYPPVDDLNEEPPDGNAAMTRSHSEWDTGAQMTEQATSYTNSIVADDRGELSSLPQSDDIDGSLQSATEPIIPESFEEQMMLAMAVSLAEARAMSSEQSASWD, encoded by the exons ATGGGTAATAAACTTGGGAGGAGGAGACAAGTGGTAGATGAGAAGTATACTAGACCGCAAGGGTTGTATAATCATAAAGACGTGGATCATAAGAAGCTGAGGAAGCTAATACTTGAATCTAAGCTAGCACCTTGCTATCCTGGAGATGAAGAAAGTGCCTATGACCGTGAAGAGTGCCCTATCTGCTTTCTG TATTATCCAAGTCTAAACCGATCAAGATGTTGCACAAAGAGCATTTGTACAG AGTGCTTTCTACAGATGAAAGTTCCAAATTCCACTCGACCTACACA ATGTCCCTTCTGTAAAACAGCAAATTATGCTGTGGAGTATCGTGGTGTGAAATCAAAAGAAGAGAAGGGATTGGAACAGATT GAAGAGCAGCGTGTTATTGAGGCAAAAATTAGAATCCGGCAGCAGGAACTTCAGGATGAAGAGGAAAAAATGCACAAAAGACTAGAAATGAGCTCCTCAAATGTAAATGTGGCAGTTGCAGATGTTGAATACAGTTCAAATGCAG TGTCTGCATCTTCAATTTCTGTTGTTGAACATGATGAAATTGTTTCTTCTCAAGACTCAAGTGCCACATCAATGGTTAGACCAAATGCAACCACTAGGACCAATAG AGACGATGAATTTGATGTTGACCTTGAGGACATTATGGTCATGGAAGCAATTTGGCTTTCCATTCAG GAGAATGGCAGGCAGAGAAATTTATCTTTTGCTGATGCTACTTCTGGACACTACGCAGCTGATGGTCATTATGTTTCGGCCGTAACTGAATCATCCTCGTCTCCATCTGGAGGCCTTGCCTGTGCCATTGCAGCTCTTGCTGAGCGCCAGCAAATGGCTGGAGAATCATCTCTGAGCTTCACCAATGAAAATGTATCATCATTCAACACACCGCAAAGTTCTAGAAGGTTTTATAACAGACTTGGTCAGGATATGACTAGGTATCCACCTGTTGACGACCTCAATGAGGAGCCACCAGATGGTAATGCAGCGATGACTAGGAGTCATAGTGAATGGGACACAGGGGCACAGATGACTGAACAAGCAACTAGCTATACAAACTCTATTGTAGCAGATGATCGTGGTGAACTATCTTCTTTGCCACAGTCTGATGACATTGATGGAAGCCTTCAAAGTGCCACGGAACCTATTATTCCTGAGAGTTTTGAGGAACAGATGATGCTTGCTATGGCTGTCTCTTTGGCTGAAGCTCGAGCCATGTCCAGTGAGCAGAGTGCTTCTTGGGATTAG